A stretch of Edaphobacter lichenicola DNA encodes these proteins:
- a CDS encoding DinB family protein, which translates to MKRMVVVLALAGCCVTGVQAQMDAKGPKIAAGTMIEPAKSFDGMLSDFEKEFVPLAEAMPAEKYDFAPSAAIFVAGQGSEYATVSTFRQMVLHVASANYYYGSMVGGMKPDVDVKALADIKNKDAAVAALKTSFVFAHKAVATLTAQNAFESVKGTNTRASLAGGLVAHASDHYGQLVEYLRMNGIVPPASRK; encoded by the coding sequence ATGAAGCGGATGGTTGTGGTGTTGGCGCTGGCTGGTTGTTGTGTGACGGGCGTGCAGGCGCAGATGGATGCGAAGGGGCCGAAGATTGCGGCGGGAACGATGATTGAGCCGGCGAAGAGCTTCGATGGGATGCTGAGTGATTTTGAGAAGGAGTTTGTGCCGCTGGCCGAGGCGATGCCGGCGGAGAAGTACGACTTTGCCCCGAGTGCTGCGATCTTTGTGGCGGGGCAGGGAAGCGAATATGCGACGGTGAGCACGTTTCGGCAGATGGTGCTGCATGTGGCGTCGGCGAACTATTACTACGGCAGCATGGTGGGTGGGATGAAGCCGGATGTGGATGTAAAGGCGCTGGCCGATATCAAGAACAAGGATGCGGCAGTGGCGGCGCTGAAGACTTCATTCGTGTTTGCGCATAAGGCGGTTGCGACATTGACTGCGCAGAATGCGTTTGAGAGCGTGAAGGGGACCAATACGCGGGCGAGCCTGGCGGGGGGATTGGTGGCGCATGCGTCGGACCACTATGGACAGCTGGTGGAGTATCTGCGGATGAATGGGATTGTGCCGCCGGCTAGCAGGAAGTAG
- a CDS encoding TIGR00282 family metallophosphoesterase, whose amino-acid sequence MNILFVGDVFGSAGRHIVREHLPHVLETNAVDLLVINGENAAGGFGITPSIAEELFDLGAHVITTGNHIWDKREIFEYMTVPADSHVRGRRVLRPANYAVGTPGFGLYQGELPTGQTYAVMNLQCRVFMSSCDDPFRKADELLSKITAKVILLDLHGEATSEKVALGWYLDGRITALLGTHTHIPTADERILPNGTAYQTDVGMSGPYDSVIGVEKELVLARFLTGMPGKFEPAKGNPKMCAALINCDGATGRAHHIQRIMLGE is encoded by the coding sequence GTGAACATCCTTTTTGTCGGCGACGTCTTCGGCTCCGCCGGCCGCCACATCGTCCGCGAACACCTCCCCCACGTCCTCGAAACCAACGCCGTCGACCTCCTCGTCATCAATGGAGAGAACGCCGCCGGCGGCTTCGGCATCACCCCCTCCATCGCAGAAGAGCTCTTCGACCTCGGCGCCCACGTCATCACCACCGGCAACCACATCTGGGACAAGCGCGAGATCTTCGAGTACATGACCGTCCCCGCCGACTCCCACGTCCGCGGCCGCCGCGTCCTCCGCCCCGCCAACTACGCCGTCGGCACCCCCGGCTTCGGCCTCTACCAGGGCGAGCTCCCCACCGGCCAGACCTACGCCGTCATGAACCTCCAGTGCCGCGTCTTCATGTCCTCCTGCGACGACCCCTTCCGCAAAGCCGACGAACTCCTCAGCAAGATCACCGCCAAAGTCATCCTCCTCGACCTCCACGGCGAGGCCACCAGCGAAAAAGTAGCCCTAGGCTGGTATCTCGACGGCCGCATCACCGCCCTCCTCGGCACCCACACCCACATCCCCACCGCCGACGAGCGCATCCTCCCCAACGGCACTGCCTACCAGACCGACGTCGGTATGTCCGGCCCCTACGACTCCGTCATCGGCGTAGAAAAAGAGCTAGTCCTCGCCCGATTCCTCACCGGCATGCCCGGCAAGTTCGAACCCGCCAAGGGCAACCCAAAGATGTGCGCCGCCCTCATCAACTGCGACGGAGCCACCGGCCGCGCCCATCACATCCAGCGCATCATGCTAGGCGAATAG
- a CDS encoding RrF2 family transcriptional regulator — translation MAQSGRFQLSVRILAVLASEPGAMHTSSAIAEELKESAVMVRRSFLLLHKAGLIEQKKGPHGGAKLKLPAKQIGLGDVFEASAGDWLSIEDKAVGAWIKKVRGDAVAAMNEHSLAGVVKRMKKTK, via the coding sequence ATGGCACAGAGCGGGCGGTTTCAGTTGAGCGTGCGAATTTTGGCGGTGCTGGCGAGCGAGCCGGGGGCAATGCATACATCGTCAGCGATTGCAGAGGAGCTGAAAGAGAGCGCCGTGATGGTGCGGAGGTCTTTTCTGCTGCTGCATAAGGCGGGGTTGATTGAACAGAAGAAGGGGCCGCACGGGGGCGCGAAGCTGAAGCTTCCGGCCAAGCAGATCGGTTTGGGGGATGTGTTTGAGGCGTCGGCCGGGGATTGGCTGAGCATCGAGGATAAGGCTGTGGGCGCGTGGATCAAGAAGGTGCGCGGGGATGCGGTGGCGGCGATGAATGAGCACTCGCTGGCTGGGGTGGTGAAGCGGATGAAGAAGACGAAGTAG
- a CDS encoding MFS transporter, whose translation MRKPERSFWQIWNMSFGFLGIQFGWGLQMANMSAIYEYLGARADQIPILWLAAPLTGLLIQPIIGNASDHTWGPLGRRRPYFLVGAILSSLMLLFMPNCSSLWMAAGMLWILDASINVSMEPFRAFVADILPEGQRTRGFAMQSLFIGLGAVIASALPWLLTNVFHMTQVVGDTRAVPTTVRISFYIGAVAYLGAVLWTIFTTPEYPPENMEAFRRAKKEKAGLIAGAKEILSAIAHTPETMRRLGPVQLFTWLGLFCMWLYFPVAVAHNVFGATDPASPLYKEGIEWGGICFAAYSAVCFAFSFALPWLAKKIGRKKTHTACLLCGAIGLISVVVMHNKYMLLFTMLGVGIAWASTLSMPYAMLAATLPPERTGVYMGIFNFFVVTPEILASLFFGWIMTHFLHNNRIYAIIAGGLCMLIAAALMQRVTDPRTLSVQDI comes from the coding sequence ATGAGAAAGCCTGAACGCAGCTTCTGGCAGATCTGGAATATGAGCTTCGGCTTCCTCGGCATTCAGTTCGGCTGGGGCCTCCAGATGGCCAACATGAGCGCCATCTACGAGTACCTCGGAGCCCGCGCCGATCAAATCCCCATCCTCTGGCTCGCCGCTCCCCTCACCGGCCTGCTCATCCAGCCCATCATCGGAAACGCCAGCGACCACACCTGGGGCCCTCTTGGCCGCCGCCGCCCCTACTTCCTCGTCGGAGCCATCCTCAGCTCCCTCATGCTCCTCTTCATGCCCAACTGCTCCAGCCTCTGGATGGCGGCAGGCATGCTCTGGATCCTCGATGCCTCCATCAACGTCAGCATGGAGCCCTTCCGCGCCTTCGTCGCCGACATCCTCCCCGAAGGACAGCGCACTCGCGGATTCGCCATGCAGAGCCTCTTCATCGGCCTCGGCGCCGTCATCGCCTCCGCACTTCCCTGGCTCCTCACCAACGTCTTCCACATGACCCAGGTCGTCGGCGACACCCGCGCCGTCCCCACCACCGTCCGCATCTCGTTCTACATCGGCGCGGTGGCCTATCTCGGCGCGGTCTTATGGACCATCTTCACCACGCCCGAATATCCCCCCGAGAACATGGAAGCATTTCGCCGCGCCAAAAAAGAGAAAGCCGGCCTGATCGCCGGCGCAAAGGAGATCCTCTCCGCAATCGCCCACACTCCGGAGACCATGCGCAGGCTCGGTCCCGTCCAGCTCTTCACCTGGCTCGGTCTCTTCTGCATGTGGCTCTACTTCCCCGTCGCCGTCGCCCACAACGTCTTCGGCGCGACAGACCCCGCCTCACCCCTCTACAAAGAAGGCATCGAGTGGGGAGGCATCTGCTTCGCAGCCTACTCTGCCGTCTGCTTCGCCTTCTCCTTCGCCCTGCCCTGGCTCGCCAAAAAAATCGGGAGAAAAAAGACCCACACCGCCTGCCTCCTCTGCGGAGCCATCGGCCTCATCTCCGTCGTCGTCATGCACAACAAGTACATGCTGCTCTTCACCATGCTCGGCGTAGGCATCGCCTGGGCCAGCACACTCTCCATGCCCTACGCAATGCTCGCCGCCACCCTCCCCCCGGAGCGCACCGGTGTCTACATGGGCATCTTCAACTTCTTCGTCGTCACGCCCGAAATCCTGGCCTCGCTCTTCTTCGGCTGGATCATGACTCACTTTCTCCACAACAACCGCATCTACGCCATCATCGCCGGTGGCCTCTGCATGCTCATCGCAGCCGCCCTCATGCAGCGAGTCACCGATCCCCGCACCCTCAGCGTTCAGGACATATAA